The following coding sequences lie in one Bacillus rossius redtenbacheri isolate Brsri chromosome 13, Brsri_v3, whole genome shotgun sequence genomic window:
- the LOC134538358 gene encoding molecular chaperone MKKS-like isoform X1: protein MSGVLAEPLGSLHIVATLRRFVDLLSSSQGPNAGLKVVVTGGGVALVTSSSARIVRNLQLEDPVCLFVGQVVKAQLERCGDSGLYAGILMCRVVERVLSREDRLDVQRASRIIQRVALKLVRCLEEDGVRIPVEFSSVGQMLGVVRCVLSTKPACGLRKDDRESLAVSIVKAFLGTVENDMGHVIVTTGDGASVGFRVYRGILYQATDETLQSCYDGCNVSLLLFNFMLTENQKDDKISSKRSVDISAEDVGRENMLDDILSVFREAVKLNVKIIACQKVVHQSLKIYLRRKGILLLDRLGTAAASELAKLSGAVPISSVGSDVIDSLDSLLGRVDSVRLVHHDGKPYLCLERTDGNILTLFINAIGEEATSELQVLSQFWIKLAHIPPQAVCAQSY, encoded by the coding sequence ATGTCAGGTGTGCTGGCCGAGCCGTTAGGAAGTCTCCACATAGTAGCAACACTCCGGAGGTTCGTGGACCTGCTCTCGTCGAGCCAGGGGCCCAACGCCGGGCTGAAGGTGGTGGTGACGGGAGGCGGCGTCGCCCTCGTGACGAGCAGCTCTGCGAGGATCGTCCGGAACCTGCAGCTGGAGGACCCCGTGTGCCTCTTCGTCGGCCAGGTCGTCAAGGCACAGCTGGAGCGTTGCGGTGACTCCGGGCTCTACGCGGGCATCCTGATGTGCCGTGTGGTTGAACGCGTGCTGTCTCGCGAGGACAGGCTCGACGTGCAGCGCGCCTCGAGGATCATCCAGCGCGTAGCTCTGAAACTTGTGCGGTGTTTGGAAGAGGACGGCGTCAGAATCCCGGTGGAATTTTCGTCCGTGGGGCAGATGCTCGGAGTCGTGAGATGCGTACTGTCGACCAAGCCAGCGTGCGGTCTGAGGAAAGATGACCGCGAATCACTGGCCGTGAGCATCGTCAAGGCCTTTCTGGGGACGGTGGAAAACGACATGGGACACGTGATCGTAACGACGGGCGACGGAGCGAGCGTGGGATTCCGCGTTTACCGCGGGATTCTGTATCAAGCTACGGATGAAACTTTGCAGTCTTGTTACGATGGCTGCAATGTGTCTTTGCTGCTTTTCAACTTTATGCTAACAGAGAATCAGAAAGATGACAAAATCAGTTCCAAGAGAAGTGTTGATATTTCGGCTGAAGACGTCGGAAGGGAAAATATGCTTGACGACATTCTTTCAGTGTTTCGTGAAGCCGTTAAACTGAATGTGAAGATCATCGCATGTCAGAAAGTGGTTCATCAATCACTCAAGATTTATCTCAGGAGGAAAGGCATTTTGTTGTTGGACCGTCTGGGCACAGCTGCGGCCAGTGAGTTGGCGAAGCTGAGTGGCGCTGTTCCGATCTCTAGTGTTGGCAGCGACGTGATTGATTCTCTGGACTCACTGTTGGGACGAGTGGACAGTGTCAGGCTGGTACATCACGACGGCAAACCTTATCTCTGCCTGGAGCGCACAGACGGCAACATCTTGACGTTATTCATCAACGCGATAGGCGAAGAAGCAACGTCAGAGCTACAGGTATTGTCTCAATTCTGGATTAAATTGGCTCACATTCCACCTCAAGCTGTGTGTGCACAGAGCTATtaa